A single genomic interval of Hevea brasiliensis isolate MT/VB/25A 57/8 chromosome 4, ASM3005281v1, whole genome shotgun sequence harbors:
- the LOC110657264 gene encoding syntaxin-32 codes for MSVVPGKSSYRDRTQEFLSVAERLKKSFSSANNAAASSSSNNSAKSDATRSVVAIQSEFNKRASKIGFGIHQTSQKLAKLAKLAKRTSVFDDPTTEIQELTAVIKQDITALNAAVVDLQFLCNSQNESGNISSDTTTHSTTVVDNLKNRLMSATKEFKEVLTMRTENLKVHENRRQLFSSTASKDSTNPFVRQRPLASRSTANASPSPPPWVSGSTSSSQLFPSKQTGVESQPLLQQQQHQQQELMVPLQDSYMQSRAEALHNVESTIHELSSIFTQLATMVSQQGELAIRIDENMDETLSNVEGAQGQLVRYLNSISSNRWLMIKIFFVLIVFLMIFLFFVA; via the exons ATGTCGGTGGTGCCGGGGAAATCGTCGTATAGGGATCGGACGCAAGAGTTTTTGAGCGTAGCGGAGAGGCTAAAGAAGTCATTCTCGTCGGCGAACAATGCAGCGGCATCTAGCAGTAGTAACAACAGTGCGAAGTCCGACGCGACGCGATCTGTGGTGGCGATTCAATCGGAGTTCAATAAACGAGCGTCGAAGATAGGATTTGGGATCCATCAGACCTCGCAGAAGCTCGCGAAACTTGCCAAAT TGGCAAAGAGGACATCCGTGTTTGATGATCCAACTACGGAGATCCAAGAACTTACTGCAGTTATAAAGCAAGATATTACCGCGCTTAATGCAGCTGTCGTAGACCTCCAATTCCTTTGCAATTCCCAGAATGAAAGTGGAAACATCTCAAGTGACACCACAACTCATTCAACCACTGTTGTTGATAACTTGAAGAACCGGCTGATGAGCGCTACAAAAGAGTTTAAAGAAGTCCTTACAATGAGGACAGAG AATCTAAAGGTTCATGAGAACAGAAGGCAATTGTTTTCTTCAACTGCTTCGAAAGATTCTACAAATCCCTTTGTCCGACAGCGTCCACTGGCTTCCAGATCTACTGCTAATGCATCTCCATCTCCTCCTCCGTGGGTCAGTGGTTCTACTTCTTCATCTCAGTTATTTCCGAG CAAGCAAACAGGTGTTGAGTCGCAGCCACttttgcagcagcagcagcatCAACAGCAAGAGCTGATGGTTCCACTGCAAGACAGTTACATGCAGAGTAGAGCTGAGGCTTTGCACAATGTGGAGTCGACAATTCATGAGTTGAGCAGCATCTTTACACAACTAGCAACCATGGTTTCACAGCAAGGAGAGCTTGCAATCAG GATTGATGAGAACATGGATGAGACACTGTCAAATGTAGAAGGTGCACAGGGCCAACTGGTTAGGTATCTTAACAGTATTTCATCCAATCGATGGCTGATGATCAAGATATTCTttgtattgattgtattcctcatgatTTTCTTGTTTTTTGTGGCGTAA